GCGGTAGATGGACAATAAGAGTGATGATTGCTATTCTTGGCGGGCATACGCGGTTTAATGACATACAACGAACGTTGAAAAATATTTCTGCAAGAGTACTGTCAGCCGAATTGAAAAAATTAGAAGAAAACCATTTAATTAAAAGAACTGTCCTTGCAGAGCAAATACCTGTTATTATAGAATATATCCCTACGAAATACAGCAGGTCATTAAAAGGAGTTATCAGTGCTTTGGCTGAATGGGGCATAAAACATAAAAAGAAAATAATAGAAAAAAATAGAACATAACAGAAGCCCGTGCTGTCATCAATAGCTATAAGCAATTGGGACGAAAATGATAAAACGAAAGAATACATAAAAAACAAAGGCCGGTACCAAACTGAAAAGTTAGGACAAAAAACTCCCAACTACTCATAGATGAGACCGTTGCATGCCATATAAATGAAATCCAACATGTTTGAAATAGAAACAGAAATTACAATATTGATAAATCATAAATCAGACCTCGAAAAGGGGCAGAAAAGAGATTATTACATCAAAATTGCAAAAGGAATAGATAAAAATTCAGGAAAAAAAGGTTTTTTACTTCTTAATGAGTTCAAAACAAATAAGACAAATAATCAAACTGATTTTTTCAAAAACAATCTATACAGTACACCAATTGAAGCTTTCCATTTTGGACTTTACAAAATGAAAACCAGTAAATCAGAACCTTAAACTGTTTGAAGAAAACAAAAAGAAAGAAATAAGAAAACAACAAAAGTTACCACAGAAGCTAATCAGAAATTTCATCAAATCTTGTAACAATAATGATATTGATGGAATTCTTGAAAACCTGCAAGACAATGTAACTTTTGAAAGAATAATTAATTGGCAAACAGTGTTTTCAA
This Prolixibacter sp. NT017 DNA region includes the following protein-coding sequences:
- a CDS encoding helix-turn-helix domain-containing protein: MTAKEGTYTQPQCTNNLLATEDALYVLGGRWTIRVMIAILGGHTRFNDIQRTLKNISARVLSAELKKLEENHLIKRTVLAEQIPVIIEYIPTKYSRSLKGVISALAEWGIKHKKKIIEKNRT